Part of the Pomacea canaliculata isolate SZHN2017 linkage group LG11, ASM307304v1, whole genome shotgun sequence genome is shown below.
ggcagctgtttgcatagtctaatttagaaccgatgagggacacagcaactgcatttgcagtcttcttattgagactgggtcggagtcgtccaagtgtgtggatgtggaaataacatgccttgactacagaactgacatgatcagacatagttagaagattgtcgacatagagtccaaggttccgtacggagctggagagggggattctagcttgacccacttggatggagtctagagagactttactaaggctaaacttggaaccacatagcatcgcctcagtcttctcatcattaagcttgagtttattccttagcatccatgacttgacctctaagcaacaatcttctacagcacaagcTGCCTCAcacaccgactcactgtcagtactgtCAGTTCAGTATCCCCACTCTTGTGACAGGtcctttattctttaaaagaacCAACAACATTAGTGCTTTCACGTGTAATTAGAGCCTACTAATTTACATATGAGGGAGAACCATATGGGTGGTAACTGTTGGCAAAAATATGGAGTTGTAGTTCTTATTGGTCCATGTTTTATGACGATAATTATACATGGACCAAATAATAAGACAGGAAATagacaacagtaaaaaaaagtcagtcaaaaataaaatagtattacaaaataaattatttggaaaaaaaagttgtttattcttAGATATTTGCCAGGTCCAATAATTATTATGTCTGTCTGCTACAGTTTTAAAAGGAGAGATCACAAACTAaaatccctggactgctggcagacgcttttttccagttaactgccaaaacgaggcattagacaacatagcttccggtttattcatattctttgttacggctcagCGAGACTAACCGCGGATCACTTcacaagaggccaagagtgagtctcggcatgcaaacatcagtccataaatacacgtccatggagAGATAGAAGAGCAGCTTGTAATACACTGGAATGCAGCACTTgagaaattctttttattatcattgtttcattgtaaattacattttgtttaaacatttcatCCAGTAGCACTGAACATAGCAACTACAGCTGCTGTTGTTACTACTTGTTAAGTCAGTTTCATCTTTGTCAGCTGAATTCTGCAtttcaattttacttttttatttagtgCTTTTTAATGACAGCTTTTTGCacaaacatttcagttttatattttataaataagtaaTACCAGATACTATCAAACTGTTTTGGAATATGCTTTAAACCACTCAGAAATCAGTCACATGGTAGAAAGTCTTGGTGACTTAAAAttcaagtttttcttgttctgtttgttAAACTGTAGCtcggtcatttttttttatatttttcgcCAGTTGAGAAGCACAAGGCAAGATCAGAAACCAATCATGGACGATTGTACATTTGATGTGGAGAGTCTACGAGACGAACATGAGAGCGATTCTGAGTGGCGGATGAGGAGGGAGTTTCTGCAAGCCAACCATCGTGCACTTCCCTTAGATCGTCTCATTTGCCTTTCTCGATGCTTTATAAGTATTGAGGTGTATGGCTGTACCTATCCTGATGAAGTCATGAGACAAGTTCAAGAACTGAGTGCTGGTGTACAACCAGCCATCATGCAAGAACAGCGAGAGAGAATGAAACAGAAGTATGCCAGTTATcttgtttgtccttttatttAAGTGAGGCAGCATTTGATCATAGGCAATACTTGACAAGTTTCCTACCCCTCCTCATCTTCTGCTCTGAATTGTTTCTCGGCTGGATAGAAAATCTTTGGTCACATGATACTATTGATGCAGAATTATATGAGCGGTTATCCGCAGGGAGTTTGCGTTTTCAGGGATTCGGTTTAGATTTGTATGCTTTTGCAAATTTCACACTAAAATTATCAAGTCGTTTAAAGGCCGATGTTGtggtgggtgtttttttttttaagtggtttcGCCCatgcaagggaaggtaggagtccACGTGGTGGAGACTTTTacaagcggtcagttttccctaattgatTCCCTTCGCCCcaaggcagggtggagatcacaggcaataaactgagtaataaaatatctttctcagccgagtacttggtgttggcgtttagaaagctgaagtgaaacagtTTGAagctgaacatactgtcagggttaggaccgacaatcgAATGTATTTTCCATcaaatcaagagaaaaataagggagaaaaagatgaacagtgGAAATGACACAAGCACagagacaactgaattttaaaactttatttttattgctttcatctatctgtctttatctttctatatctttctttactcataagggatgataatattcaatattaaaaaagcaataaaaataaagtttgaaaattcagtttttatgtttgtgtcattcgcgctgttcattcttctctcctttatatattctagttttgtttgtttgtggagaatacactCAGTCCTAatcctgacagtatgttcagatagaagtcctTTCACTTCAGCTCTCCGACCCTACAGCAAGGGTGAGGgagacgttttattgccaggctagtcgggggtgcctgtgatgtccaccccacCTTTTGTctgggtagtaattgaagacgacttcttctaccttccctcgcatgggcgataccactcactttCCCAAGGTGGGAAAATTTCGGCCTTTAATTAACAGAAAGCAAAGCCAAGTGTGGCTCAATGGGAAATGGAAATTAGAACAAAAGCATGCATTCAGTGGGCCGCATGGGAAGCGTAGCTacaactttgaaaacaaaagtaacactttttaaattgCAGCACCATTTCACAAAAGTGTGTGGGTGCAGTGCTTCATCTAGTCCATTTGCTTAAATTAGTGAGGACAGTCTGTCTCGTGACTGTACAGGATTAGTGAGGAGCGTGTGTGCTTCTTGACTGTACAGAATTAACTTGGAAAGTCTGTCTCGCAACTACATGATGAGGGAGGAGGGGCAATGTCTTGCGACTGCACAGGATGGGGACTTGCACATCCGGTACTTGCCGGCAAAACTGAGGCTATTATGTGAACCAAAATTTCTTATAGCTCTATAACTATGATTCTTAACTCTTATATATTCATTAATGGGATTTAAAATTTATACCTGAAAATTAGTGAATGATTGTATGGATGTTGTTTtagatttcatttttatctattttctcTTCCTGTAAAATTTGAGTAAATGTTTTATGACAGATTTACAacctacaaatatttttacataccCTTGAACAATCCTGCCAAATTTTGTAGCTGTATCTGTTGTAGTttaaaacagtggttctcaaagtatttcggaccgtggaccactttacttaagtaaaaactatggcggaccaccaaggcctaaaaatcagtctgtactatgaatttcaaatttaaattgtatcatttgtttcattacaattcaaaactaaatgtccttctgtgacagtggcatagtaataagttgacataaaatacctcgttctttgtaattaaaatgttaatgcgaggaatgcatcactttaaacatcacctTGCtaacatatgacgactgtcagccgcggaccacctgacttatgcccacggaccactagtggtccgcagaccacactttgagaaccactggtttaaaAGATACGTGTTTAACAACAATGTGTTGATTCCACCCAACAAATTAGAAAATTATCAAACTTTGGGGCTACAGATAGAGAAATTTGGATACTAGTATGCCTAGACAAAAATGGAGCACAAAGTCTGTAGATTTGATCATTTTTGATACATAATAgtgtgttgctgtttgtttttggaaCTCTCAAATATTCTTTTGAAGTAAAATCACATTggcaaaatgtttcattttggcTTATTTTGGATCATATATTTAAGGTTAACTAATAATCCTGagctgttgatttgtttgtctGAACTAGGATCAACATATAGTTGCAAAATGTTAAGTTGTCATTGTTATCATCACTTGTTAAAACTGGCAAGCATGCcttaagttgaaaaaaaaatttatgaaaacacaACTTTACACCTTTGAAGTAGTGTATTAAGGCTTCTACAAATGATTagaactttactttttttccttgcattttCCTACAcatcacagaaacacacattacaaagtgatatacagtaaataaaactttacttCCACTACCTATTGTAACACAAACTGGGTAGTGTCACAGTCTAATATGAACTGGGTAGTGTATTAAAACACATGATATTGTGCTCAAATAAGTGATTAAATAAGGGAAGAAATTGTTGGCTCCTTCAAGGATTATTTTACTATAAGCTACTTAACTCCAACAGCTAAAGCATTCAATCATATCAGTCAGTCTAGATGAGCCATGTTCAAGACATTTATCGGTTACTTTGATATGAATTTGCACTACATAAGATGAAATGACAGTATAATAGTAGGCAATATTTAAAGTCTAAAATGTATTATctattaaagtattatttttcactttatttttgtggatattggataaatattttttttctttttctgtgctgCGACAAACTTGCATAACTCTCCCTTTTAAGCTTTAAGCTTCCatctttcatttacatttactaCAAGAAGCCAGCGTTGTTTCTTGAAAATTATATCATTGAAATGTTTGAGAAGTTCTgtcataaattgtttttattgtatgtttaaGAAGCATTTGACCGCAGTATACTTTCGTTCCACCACTAGCAATCTAGTATTCAAATAGCTTCGCTTTCCTTGCCTGAGGTACTTCTAATGCGTTGCATTGGTTTCTTATAGATGTTGATTGCATTTGGGTACTCTGTGTCTATCTTCTGGATTATTTGCTTTCTCTGTGAGAGTTAGCCAGACATTCctataaaaaatgtcaaataagcTTCTGTTGATTTTCTTTGCTCTCTGTCGTCTGTAGTATTCTTCATCTTTCAGTAAATGTTGATTGATGTTACTATTCAGCCTATTCTCTTGCAGGCACTATTTATAGTTTGTGAGCAGCTTATATCCAAGATGAATTTTGTGAACTCCTCAGACATGTACCGGAGCATAGACATCACCCTCATTCATGACCAGTACCAGATGTCAAAACACAATCCAGCTTTTCAACGACCACAGAATTTTCAGAATGTTACTGCACCACATGCACAACAGTATAACAGTGATCAGTCATTTCCTCGTTACAATGGGCCACAGACATCAGTTAGAGACACTCAGTCTCATAGTTATCAGCAGCTTTCGACAAGTAGCCCTGATTCTTTCAGTCCCCAGTTGCAGCAGCAATATTTTGGGGACCCATCACAGAAAGTTAAGAGTTCACAGCAGGAAGTCATGGTACAGCAGTTGCTAAAGGGCCTTAACCCATACAACAGGAACACACACAATGTCACCATGTCCTCCAGCGCTCAGCAACATCATCTGACTGCAGGGATGCGTTACCAATGGGAGTTTCATAATCAGAAGCCTGGTGTCAGCATGAACATTCATGGTTATAATTCTCCAAGGGGAGGCAACACAGCACAAGCTCTCTTGACAGATCCTCAGCAAAGAGGCAATGGCCCTTCAAGGGGGTCCAATGGTCCAACAACTAGAGTCGGTGGTGGAAGGTACCAGCAGTTTGTTAAACCAGAAAGACATGAGGACTATTTTGAAGGTGGCTCACCATTAGAGCAATTAAAGCATGAATCATCTTCAGCCAGGCCTTTAGTGGGGCTTGCTGGGCAGCATAATAGTGCTGGTGCCAGGGGCTTAATGCCAAGCTGTCAACCCACAAGTAGTTTTGGGGGAATGAACTGTTATTCAGACACCTTTAGACCTGGCACATCCCAGCAGCACAAAAGCAATGGCATTGGTACCAGCAGAAATGATAACTTTGCAAGTGTGGCAGCAGCAACTGCTGCAGCAGAGCAGGTGGCACGAGAAGCTGCCAAGCCATTTGCCAAGTGTCTTGTTCTAGCAAGCCAGCAAATGTGTGTAGGCAAGATCAAAAGACTAGCTATGGAGGTGAAAAATTTGAAGACAGAACGTCCAAATGCAGTAGACAAATTATATTCCGCTTCAAACCGAGCCCATGTGCATATCCAGTGTGAAATTGAGTCAGGCCCTGTTGTAAGAGGGACAGGAACTTTTTTCTGCAGTGTACAGTTTGATGGCATAAACATCGCAGTTTGCTCAGGACTGAACAAACGCACAGCCAAGGTTGAAGCCTTTGAAACTGCTCTCAAAAAGATTATGAAACCATACCTTCGCATTGTTGAGATTGATGGTTGTCAGAAAGAGCTCCAGGCTTCCGATCAAGAATTTTCCTGTGACCCACCTGTGCAGACAGTTGTAAAACCGACGTCAGCTGTCATTTCCAGCATAAGTACAGACAACTCTGGTGCTCCAAGCTACTCCATTCAGAAAGAATCCAATGTAGAAGCAATCACAAACATCAAGAAACGCAATTATGTTGCAAAGGTGAgtgtcatgaaaaatatggctaAGACTCGTAATAATACTTTCAAAACCAATACACAGAGTTGTTTCCACTTTTATGCAAGACTAGCAGATAGgaagaaaatttataaagattttgAGATGGCAAAAATATAACTCGGATAATAAGAGAATAAGATAAAGAGATTGTCGAAATACTTCAGCTACTACAGGTTAAAACTTCATTCTGAAACGTATTTGAAAGTATgagtgaagtttttttttttttttggttgttttttggtgATTTGGGTGTGGCCCAGGATCTGAGTGAATTTGTCCTCGTGGAGCCTCAACACCACAACAGCAGTGTCAATGGGGCCAGCATTCTCCGTCGAAGTGCTGACTTCAGCAAAATGCTTCTGGAGTATGACTTTGCTGCACATGGAGCAAGTGGTGCCATCCGGTAAGTGCTCCATGGCTCATACTCAAGTGTCATGACATTTGTCGTGCAAGTgttcttttacaaaatatgaaagAGGCTGTCCAGTCAATTGTATTATGACAATGACTGTTCATGTCAAGGCCAATGTTAGCAGTTCTGAGGCCCtagttgttggggtttttttttttcctagtgtAACAACCAGTAACATGAATTCTTACCTTTGTTGTCTTGAAGATGCTTTGCAGATGGTTGCTTCCAAAGATCTGGTCGTGCTGacttttttcaagaaacagTAGATTTTGCTTTCACTTATTTAGCAAATAATAGGCATGGGTTACTTATGTATGTTATGTTgcattttttatgtgtttgtactTGGATTGGCAAGCtggaataattttattgaaaaattttcaatttttttctttcatagtgagacagtttttttttttcaaaggctCTCCCCTTTTCCgtgttttgcattttgtgcACTATTGCTGTtagtaaaaaaatttgaagatgttataaaactaaaatcatCGTTTAATATTGATGGTATTTATAATATGAATTAgccaatacatttttttttctgctaataAGCTTCTTGAACTGAGATTCTGCCTTGCAGTAAATTTGgggagtttttcttttttcttttatgcaaCATCCGTGACATTAAGGGATCTACTAGAACAATGGCATGGCAGAGTACAATGATGTGTAGATTGTTTATGAACATTTGATAATACAGTTTAGGAGTGTATTTTTCTATAGTTGTTGACATAGTGCATGTACTGCAAATAAAGATACTCCCACCTACCCCCTTTAGTTTTGAGGATTTTCAGGTTTGTATCCATGGTAATGTGTTTTAATCTGAATTCAATTATATTGCATGTTTAATGTCCTTTAGATATCTTTCTAAACTATTGTGACTGATTTTGCCCCTCTAGATGCATGTTGAGAGTTGAAGGCCAGGTGCTGGCAGATATTGTAGGGGCCAACAAGCCAGCTGCAAAGATAGAGGCCTCCCAGCGCGCAGTAGACGTTTTGCGTCAGCAATGTTGGACCATCCTCACCAAGCAAGCCCACGACTCCAATGCACCCGAAATTACAAAGGAGGAGATTTTTTCTGATCTCGCCAACACCATTGGTGTATCTACTGTTCCAGCCTCTATGGCAAAATCAATTCCTGATTCcaacaaaggaaagaaactttTGCAGAAGATGGGCTGGACAGGAGGCGGGATTGGCAAAGATGGAACAGGCATGGAGGAGCCTGTTGCCGTGACAACAGTCATCAACCGTGAGGGTCTTGGCCTCAGTTCCTCAAAAGGCATCACCACAGACTTTCGTCAGCGGGTCACACAGCTGTTAGAGAACTATGCAGCATCTGATCGCCAGGACGACTTGATTTTCTCACCGCTTTTCCGCAAGGATGAGCGCATTATCATTCACAATGAATGTCGTCGACTcaatttaaaaagcaacagCAAAGCTCAGGGAGGGGAGCGTTTTTTAATCATTCGGCGAAAGCGATCAGCTTCTCAGCTGCTTGAACACATCATGGCTTGTGGTGGGGAGACGGTCAGATACAAGATTGCCCCCCCTGGTCAAAGGGTATATCCTTGGCAACGGGCTAGTGTTGCTTTTGGAGGCATGTGATGTTAATTTCCCTCATGGTTTAGTTAAAAGATCTTCCAAGTGTTATCCACATGGGGGTTTCTCATAGATGTGCAGTAGATGGTTGATATCTTTTATGAACTATAGCTGGTGGTTCAGGTTCATCATCGGAATCATGAACTCAAATTGTTGCCTTTGGTATAACATGCTGTAAGTCATGAGTTAAGATATGTTTTGGGGATCATAAACTCAAATTGTTGCCTTTTGGTATAATATTCTGTAACTGGTTACTTGAGACTTGATGTCATTGTGTACACTAGACACAATTATTATCTTTGTTAAATTCTTCTGAGTAGATTGCATGTTTGagatgtttcattttgtttagaaTTATCAGACACCGTAAAATCTCCC
Proteins encoded:
- the LOC112575008 gene encoding uncharacterized protein LOC112575008 → MNFVNSSDMYRSIDITLIHDQYQMSKHNPAFQRPQNFQNVTAPHAQQYNSDQSFPRYNGPQTSVRDTQSHSYQQLSTSSPDSFSPQLQQQYFGDPSQKVKSSQQEVMVQQLLKGLNPYNRNTHNVTMSSSAQQHHLTAGMRYQWEFHNQKPGVSMNIHGYNSPRGGNTAQALLTDPQQRGNGPSRGSNGPTTRVGGGRYQQFVKPERHEDYFEGGSPLEQLKHESSSARPLVGLAGQHNSAGARGLMPSCQPTSSFGGMNCYSDTFRPGTSQQHKSNGIGTSRNDNFASVAAATAAAEQVAREAAKPFAKCLVLASQQMCVGKIKRLAMEVKNLKTERPNAVDKLYSASNRAHVHIQCEIESGPVVRGTGTFFCSVQFDGINIAVCSGLNKRTAKVEAFETALKKIMKPYLRIVEIDGCQKELQASDQEFSCDPPVQTVVKPTSAVISSISTDNSGAPSYSIQKESNVEAITNIKKRNYVAKDLSEFVLVEPQHHNSSVNGASILRRSADFSKMLLEYDFAAHGASGAIRCMLRVEGQVLADIVGANKPAAKIEASQRAVDVLRQQCWTILTKQAHDSNAPEITKEEIFSDLANTIGVSTVPASMAKSIPDSNKGKKLLQKMGWTGGGIGKDGTGMEEPVAVTTVINREGLGLSSSKGITTDFRQRVTQLLENYAASDRQDDLIFSPLFRKDERIIIHNECRRLNLKSNSKAQGGERFLIIRRKRSASQLLEHIMACGGETVRYKIAPPGQRVYPWQRASVAFGGM